The DNA segment TTCGAGGATTCCATTGAAAGATGCAACCGGTGGCAATCGGTCGCTAAATGTGGCGACCCCCTGCGCCGTCGCGGAGGGACCTGCTGTTGTCAGATGGCAAGGGCTGGTAGCAGTACGTTGGCTAGGGCCGACCTCTGCTGCGGCGGTCGCCGGCGCGGCGGTCCTGCCCGGAGCGCACCGGACTTCCCGGCGGCGGCGGAACGTCCACCTTCCGGCGCTCTTCCCGCGACCGGATCACTCCCTGCCGACGCTCCTTGGGCATTTCTTCGCGGTGTGCCTCTGCCTTCCTTTCGAGTTGGTCACTCTGGCGCAGGGCTTTCTCCATTTTTGTATGCTTCTCTGCCATGCCGCCCAGCTTACGCCCGTCTGGGCCGTGGCCGCCAGTCCCTCGGACGAACCGGGAGGGCCGCCGAGGGTAATCCGCGGCCCGTTGAGAGGAACAGACGCGCCGGAAAGGCAGTCGTCAGTCCTCAGTCGTCGGTCGCCAGCAAGGTGTGTGTGGCACGGCCGTGCAGCGCGGGCGGCACGCCCGCGCCACACAAATTCACGATTTACCTTAGCCCCGCCAGCTCCTGCAGGCGATGCCAGTTGTACAGCCGATCTTCCTGCGCGTACTTCAGGAATTCGTCCGCCTTCCCTTCCTTGTCGAAGTGCCGCGAGAAGCGGCCCTCGGTCTTGGCGAAGGAGATGAAGTCCACCGGCTGGTTGGTCCGGGGATCGACGTACCAGTCTTCCTTCATCGCCGGATTGCCGGCCAGGCTGAGGCGTTCGGAAAGCTTCTCGCCCTTCCGCGGATCGTAGGTGAACAGGGGGAAGGCGCGGCTCTCGACTGCCAGCTTCGACTGGATGAGCGAATGGTCGTCGGGCACGCCATGCTCGGGCTGGCAGGTGGTATAGGCCACTACCAGCGCTGGCCCGGGGAAGTCGTTGGCCGCCATGATGCTCTTGTAGAAGTGGTTCTGGTGCGCGGTGGTGGTCTGGGCCACGAACACCTCGCCGTGCATCAGGCCGATCTGCGCCAGCTCCTTGCGGTGCTCGCGCTTGCCCGGCTGGGCGGAGCCGAACTGCGCCATCTTGGCGTCCTGGCCGGTGAAGGTCGAGGTCGAGGTCTGGCCGCCGGTGTTGCTGTACACCTGGGTGTCGAGCACCAGCACCTTGACGTCCATCCCCGAGGCCAGCAGGCGCGACAGCGACTGGAAGCCGATGTCGTACATGGCGCCGTCGCCGCCGATGCACCACAGCCGGCGCTTGCTGTGTCCTTCCTGGTCCCAGCGCAGCCGGATGCCCATGGCGTCGGCGGGCGAGTTCTCGAACAGCGAGTTGGTCCACGGCACCGAGAACGGGTTGAACGGGTAGGTGGAGCCGTACACCGAGTTGCAGCCGGTGGAGGCCACGATGCCGATGTTGTCCGCCCCGTACACGAAGCCGGTGGCGGCCAGCATCAGGCGGATGGCGGTGGCTTCACCGCATCCCATGCAGGAGCCGGCGCCACCCGCGAACAGCAGGGAGCGGCCGGCCAGCATCATGTCGCCCAGCGCCTTCTCGTTGAGGTACCTCGCAGGCGTCTCCGGCAGATGATGGTAGAGGTCCATGCCCAGGTCGTACTTGGCCATGCCGTTCTTGGGGACCATCTTCAGGGCTTCGTGCTTGCCGCAGGCCACCACGCACTCGCCGCATCCCTTGCACTTGTCGGGATCGATGAAGATGCTGAACAGGCCTCCGCCCTCGCCCTTCTTCTCGGGAATGTCAAAATATTTCGTCGTCTTGACGAAGCCGGCGCGCAGCTGCTCGCGCACGTCCTCGCGGACCTTGGCCAGCTGCTCGTCGAGCACCTTGGGCTCAGCCACCTTGCCCAGGATGGCGGTGTCGGGACAGACGTTGACGCATTCCATGCAACCCACGCACTTGGCGGCAATCAGCTCCGGGATGTCCGGCGCCAGGGTGCGGAAGCTGCGCCGCGACGCGCTGGAGGGAGGCATCAACGAGCGGGCCAGGAATTCATCGGCCTCGAGGTCGGCCTCGCGCCCGCGGGCGTAGCTGCCGATCACGTGGTCGCAGAAATCGTTGGCCACGCAGGGCGCCGTCGGGTTGGCGAAGTGCTTGAAGACGATGTCTTCTTTCTTCTGCTCGGCTTCGTCCTTCGCCGGCGGCTCGATGAGCGTGACCTCGTCGAAACCGCGCCGGGCCGCCACCATGTTGTCCTTCACCACCTGTCCGCCACGCTTGCCGAAGTACTTGGTGAGCGTCTTCTCCAGCGAAGCGAAGAGCTTCTTGTCATCGAGCCCCGCCTTTTCGGCAAATGGAGTCAGGCGCAGGAAAGCGCCCAGCAGCACGATGCCCTGCATGCGAATCTGCAGGTCGAGGCGGCTGGAGCACTCGCGCGCGATCTTGCCGGCGTCGAGGGCATACAGCTGGAGACGCCGGGCACGGATGGCGCTGCGCGCCGACGCCGGCAGCGTCGGCCACACCTGCTCGGGCGGCTGCTGTGACTGCAGGTAGATGACGCCGCCGTCCACCAGCCCGGCCAGGGGGTCGCCCGACAGGAACGCGTTCTGGTCCTGGATGGCGACGAACTCCACCGTGTTGATCTCGGCGTGCAGCCGGATGGGCTGGGGCGCCAGCGTCAGCCAGTAGCTGGTGGGCAGGCCTTTCTTCTCCGAGCCGTACTTGGGGAAGGCCTGGGCGTAGAGTCCGAACAGGTCGGAAGCCACCGAGGCGATGACTTTGTTGGTGGTCACCGAGCCGAAGCCGCCGACCGAGTGTCCGCGCAGCGAGAACGCGCCCGCGGGACGCACATCGGGATCGACGACGATGGGCAGCGAGTCAGCATGCTTCACGCCCAGCACGAAGAAGCGCTTGGCGTCGCGACGCTCCATCGCGTCGGCGACGGCGACGAAGTGTCCGGGACGGACATCGCGCCCGCCCAGTCCGGCCACGCCGGAGTACACGTCGGGGATGCGCTCCAGGCGCGCGCCCGCGGGATCGATCTGGGCGTCGGCGAAAGCGGCCTTCAGCTCCGCGGTCAGGGGATTCGATTCCGCCAGCGGGATGTCGGCGCGCTCCACCACCGCCACCGCGCGGCAGCGGCGCAGCGCTTCCACCAGCTCGCGGCCGGGGAACGGCCGGAAGCTCACGACCGTGATGCAGCCGACCTTCTTCCCATGCTTGCGCAGGTGGTCGACCGTGGCCTCGACCGTCTCCATCATGCTGCCCATGCCGACGATGGCGTACGCGGCGCCCTCCATCCGGTAGGGCTTGATGAGGTCGTATTCCCGGCCGGTCAGTTCGCTGAAGTCGCGCATCGCGCCCACCAGCCGCGGCGCCACCGTGTCGTAGAAATACCTCTGCGCCACCTTCCCCTTCATATAGGAATCCTGGTTCTGGACGCAGCCGGTGAGGACGGGGCGGTTGGGATCGAAGAAGGACTTGATGCGGTCGGCGGGCGCGCCCACGAACTCCTTCATCAGCTCGGGCTCGGGGAGCTGGATGGTCTCGAGGGTGTGGGTGGTGAGGAAACCGTCCTGGATGTTCATGAACGGGGTCTCGGTGTCCTCGGCGGCGCGGCGGGCGATGAGGGCCAGGTCGGCGGCTTCCTGGGCGTTGCGGCCGAAGAGCATGCCCCAGCCGACGTCGGCGACACCGTACACGTCGTCGTGGCCGCAGTGCACGTTGAGCGAGTGCGAGGTCAGGGCGCGGGCGCCGATATGGAAGACCACCGGCAGGCGCTTGCCGCTGATGACATACAGCACTTCCTTCATCAGCAGCAGTCCCTGGCCACTGGTGAAATTGCTGACGCGCCCGCCGGCCAGCGCGAAGCCTTCGCAGGCCGAAGCCGAGCTGTGCTCCGACTCCGGCTCCAGGAAGCGGATGGACTCGCCCCAGAGGTTTGTCTTGCCGTTGGCGTATTCGGTGGCGAAGCCGTCGCCCATGGGGGTGGAGGGAGTGATGGGATAGGCGCAGGCGCCTTGCACGATGTTGGCGTCCACCCAGACGACGGCCCCGGAGCCGTCCACGGTGGAGGTGATGCCGGGATACTTCACCGTTGTTTTCTGCTTTTGCGTCTTTTCCGGTACTGCAACCGTGCTAGCCAAGGTATTCCTCCATGTATCACTTGCGCCGGGGCGCGGCGTGGGTATGAATGCGGCAATGAATGGCGTCGCGTCCGCCGGCGATCTCGATGGTGGGTGGGGTGATGAAACGATGCAGGTGAACCAGGTGCTCGGGCCCCCATCCTTCCCGCGCTTTCACCGTCTTGCCGAACATCTTCGTGGGGGCTGGACTCAGCTCCCGCTTGCTACGCGAGACAGCCGAGGGCGGCTGTCCCACACGAACACTGCTCATAAGAATCCGTCCAGCTGTTCTTCCTCCAGCGCGATGTGGGTGGCCAGGTCGTGGGTCAGCTCTTCTCCCGCCTGCTGCACCTGGCGCAGCGGGGGCTGGCCGTGGTTGCCGGCTTCCAGCCGCGCCACCGCGCCGGCGAACTCCTTCACGCGCGCGGCAAGACCCTGGTGTTGGAGGCGCATCTGGCGGGAGAACTCGGCCAGCTCGGGACTGACGGGGACGACCGCGTCCAGCACCGTGGTCTCCTCGCGCCGGAAATGCGCGGTCAGGAACTCCTCCAGGCGGGCGAGGCTGCGGCGCAGCCGGCCGGCGCCCAGGGGATCGACCGACAGAGTGTTGGGGCCAAGAGCTTCGAGGGCGACGGCCAGGTCGGCGAGCCGCATCAGCAGCTGCTGGTGCTCGTTGTGGATGCGGGCGGAGTCGCTGCGAAAGGTGTTGGGAAATGTCGCCATGGCCGAGGTCTTCGGCGCCTGAGCCTTGGGGTGCGGCGCCTGGCTGAGCCGGAGGTCCAGAATCCAGATCGAGTGTGCGCCCCGGATGGGACTGTCGCCGTGAGGCTTGTCACCGTGGAACGTGACCCCCGTCACAGCGCCTATAGACGGCGGGAACCACACTACGTGAGAGCACAGGTAGCCAGGCCACGAATGAGCCCATGGCCTGGAGCCCTCATCGGTGGCTCCGGCGCCGGCCGGTCCGAGACCCCACACTCCGCTGCGCCTCGCCGGGGCCACCGCTCACCGGAGCGCCTGCTGCTAGAGGCGCTTCCCCGGAGAAACCCTATGAATGCGATCCCAGCCCGGGTGCACGGCGGCAATCACAAGCCGGCGGCCCCCTATGGCCTGCGGGTGGTGGACAATTGCCAGACCTGCGCCAACCGGCAGAAGACGGTGTTTTGCCGCATGCCGGTCGATACGTTGCGCGAATTGAACATGATCCGGCAGACGGCGCTGTATCCACCGGGGGCTCTGCTGTTCGTGGAGGGCGAGTCGCCCCGGGGATTATTCGTGCTATGCAGCGGCGAAGCCAAACTGACCGCCAGTTCCAAGCAGGGCGAGAGCATCATCCTGCGGCTGGCGGAGGCGGGAGAAGTGCTGGGACTTTCCAGCGTGATCGCGGGAACGTCCTATACGTCCACGGCGGAAACCCTGACCCCGGCGCAGATCGCCTTCGTGCCGGCGCGCAAGTTCCTGCGCTTCGTGCGCACCCACCACGACGTGTCGCTGCGGGTGGCGGAGCACCTGTCGATGGAGCTGCACAAGTCGTGGGAGCAGGCCCGGCTGCTGGCCCTGGCCCCGAGCACGCGGGCGAAATTGGCCCAGCTGCTGCTGGAGTGGGCCGACGAGCACGGGAAACAGGACCCCACGGGCATCATCGTCCCCTTCCACATGACGCACGAGGAGATCGGCAAGATCATCGGCGCCTCGCGCGAAACCGTCAGCCGGCTGCTCTCCGATTTCCGGCGGCGGAAACTGATCCGGGTGAAAGGCAGCACCGCGGTGGTGATCCCGGAGGAACTCCGAGCAGCATTGAACTAGGTTTCATACATACTTCATAAGCCCCTACGCGGCCGACGGCGGCCGCGTTGTTGTTTGGCCGTGAGCCCCGGGTCGTGAAGACCAGGAGCGTTCATCCAACCGGCAAATCGGCCCCGCGCGCAAGACTCGGACCGGCGACGTGCCCGGCTTCGATATCCACTGCACCCGTTCGACGGCCGAATCCGAATAGAGCCGCCAAGTCCTCGCATGTGAAGATCTCGAATGCGATATCCAATCCTGCGAGTTGAAGCACCTTGCGCACCAGGGCGGGCGGCTCCATCAGCTTCAGTTGGATGCCGTTGTGGAGGGCCCACCTAAAGATGGATGCCAGAAGCCCCACGCCGCCGGCATCGATGCCAACCATGTCGGCGACATCAAGCACAATGACCTGCTTGCCGGTCCGAAACGTCATGGCGCTTGTGAGCCTGGCAGTCGCCTCGCCGCGTAGAAGCCGGCCCGAACAGCGCACAATCGCCAATTCCCCAAAATCGTGGACGGTCACCCAGAACATACTCAACCCCCGATTCGCGGTTGTTCCTCTGGCAATCGCCCTTGTACCGCGCAAGAGGCAGACTAGACGCTGTCGGCGGCAGTAGTCCTTTGGCGGAGCTTAAATGTTGCTGATAAATTTCTGGAAGCCGGCCGCCGGGTCCCTTCCAGTCCCGAGAAGACTCATAGCTGTCACAAGAGGCCACCTTCGGCCCGCGCGGGCGCCCAGCCGGCCGGAGGATGGACAGCCCTGGCCGGGGGTGGCTCCTCTGTAAAGACGACCCAGAAACGTGGGAAAAGGCACTCCCGCAGGGGTGATATTTCGCAGCCCGACCCCTGGCCTGCCGAACGACCGTTCGGGAAAACGAGTATAAGTCGTTGATAACAGATGTCTTAGCTTTGCCTCAGTTCTTCTGACAAGGCTCCCGTTTTGGCATCCCAGATGCCCTTACTCTAATCGTTACGAATCAGGCAAGGCTGGGCTCAGAATGATCCTGGAGTGTGGGGAATGCAGCAAAGAGCGAGTAACCAAGGGATGGACAATAAGTCGTGGACGGCCCGAGAGGCTTATCTGCTGGCCATGGTCACGCTGTTCGTGGGCCTGATCGCCGGCTACCTGTTCCACGGCAGTTCTACGCCTTCGACAACCACGGCGGCGGCGCCGCAGGTCGGGGGCATGCCGCCCGCTGCCCCGGACACGCTGCAATCACCTGAACAATTGAGAGTGCTGGTGCAGCCGATGCTGGACGCGGCCCGCGCCAACCCCAGCGATCCCGGGCCTCTGGTGCAGATCGGCAACACCTATTACGACCACAAGTTCTACGCCGAGGCCATCACCTACTACCAGAAGGCGCTGGCGCTGAAGCCCAACGACGTCAACGTGCGTACCGACCTGGGCACGGCCCTGTGGTACACGGGCTCGGCCAAGGAAGCGGTGGCGGAATTCGAGAAATCGCTCAAGGTCGATCCCAACCACGCGCAAACCCTGTTCAACATGGGCGTGGTGAAGCTGAACGGGCTGAACGACAAGAAGGGCGCCATCGCCGCCTGGCAGCACCTGCTGGATGCGAATCCCAACTATCCGGACCGGCAGAAGGTGCAGGAGATGCTGCAGAAGGCGAAGGGGCAAGGCTGAGCCATGAGCGAGACCGCATCCATCCAGCAGCTCCTCGACGACCATAAGTACTCGGAGACGCGCTTCGCCGAGCTGGAGGGCCTGCTGCAGGAGTTCAAGCTCGACCATTCCTGGACGGCCGAGCGGGTGCGCACCTTCGAAGCTTTCGCCCAGTACTTCCGGGGCGAGCTGATCGTGCACATGCGCAAGGAGGACGAGATCCTCTATCCTGCGCTGGAGGAGTTCCTGCCCCGCGACGTGGGCCCGCTGATGGTGCTGCGCACCGAGCACGACGACATCGTCTCCAACTTCAGCCGCATGGAAAAAGCGCACCAGCTCATGCTGCAGGGCAATCTCCGCCCCGAGGTGGTGCAGAAGTTCCTGTTCTTCGGCGCCACCCTGCTGCAGATCCTCCGCGACCACGCCTACAAGGAAGAGCGGATCCTGTTCCCCATGGTGGCGCGCTTCCTCAAGCCCGACCTGGATGCGCGCATCGCCGGCGACATGGAGACGCTGGCCCGCTGCATCCGGGAGAACGTCGAAGCCGGCCGGGCGTAAATCCCCCTACCTCAGATCCTTCAGATCCTCGGCAGCCTGGCGGAGATCGCCGGGGCGGCCGAGATCGCGCCAGCGGTATTGGTCGGCGCGGAAGCCGGCGATCTTCTCGCCTTGTGCCGCCAGGCG comes from the Terriglobales bacterium genome and includes:
- a CDS encoding 2-oxoacid:acceptor oxidoreductase family protein, which encodes MASTVAVPEKTQKQKTTVKYPGITSTVDGSGAVVWVDANIVQGACAYPITPSTPMGDGFATEYANGKTNLWGESIRFLEPESEHSSASACEGFALAGGRVSNFTSGQGLLLMKEVLYVISGKRLPVVFHIGARALTSHSLNVHCGHDDVYGVADVGWGMLFGRNAQEAADLALIARRAAEDTETPFMNIQDGFLTTHTLETIQLPEPELMKEFVGAPADRIKSFFDPNRPVLTGCVQNQDSYMKGKVAQRYFYDTVAPRLVGAMRDFSELTGREYDLIKPYRMEGAAYAIVGMGSMMETVEATVDHLRKHGKKVGCITVVSFRPFPGRELVEALRRCRAVAVVERADIPLAESNPLTAELKAAFADAQIDPAGARLERIPDVYSGVAGLGGRDVRPGHFVAVADAMERRDAKRFFVLGVKHADSLPIVVDPDVRPAGAFSLRGHSVGGFGSVTTNKVIASVASDLFGLYAQAFPKYGSEKKGLPTSYWLTLAPQPIRLHAEINTVEFVAIQDQNAFLSGDPLAGLVDGGVIYLQSQQPPEQVWPTLPASARSAIRARRLQLYALDAGKIARECSSRLDLQIRMQGIVLLGAFLRLTPFAEKAGLDDKKLFASLEKTLTKYFGKRGGQVVKDNMVAARRGFDEVTLIEPPAKDEAEQKKEDIVFKHFANPTAPCVANDFCDHVIGSYARGREADLEADEFLARSLMPPSSASRRSFRTLAPDIPELIAAKCVGCMECVNVCPDTAILGKVAEPKVLDEQLAKVREDVREQLRAGFVKTTKYFDIPEKKGEGGGLFSIFIDPDKCKGCGECVVACGKHEALKMVPKNGMAKYDLGMDLYHHLPETPARYLNEKALGDMMLAGRSLLFAGGAGSCMGCGEATAIRLMLAATGFVYGADNIGIVASTGCNSVYGSTYPFNPFSVPWTNSLFENSPADAMGIRLRWDQEGHSKRRLWCIGGDGAMYDIGFQSLSRLLASGMDVKVLVLDTQVYSNTGGQTSTSTFTGQDAKMAQFGSAQPGKREHRKELAQIGLMHGEVFVAQTTTAHQNHFYKSIMAANDFPGPALVVAYTTCQPEHGVPDDHSLIQSKLAVESRAFPLFTYDPRKGEKLSERLSLAGNPAMKEDWYVDPRTNQPVDFISFAKTEGRFSRHFDKEGKADEFLKYAQEDRLYNWHRLQELAGLR
- a CDS encoding hemerythrin domain-containing protein, whose protein sequence is MATFPNTFRSDSARIHNEHQQLLMRLADLAVALEALGPNTLSVDPLGAGRLRRSLARLEEFLTAHFRREETTVLDAVVPVSPELAEFSRQMRLQHQGLAARVKEFAGAVARLEAGNHGQPPLRQVQQAGEELTHDLATHIALEEEQLDGFL
- a CDS encoding Crp/Fnr family transcriptional regulator codes for the protein MNAIPARVHGGNHKPAAPYGLRVVDNCQTCANRQKTVFCRMPVDTLRELNMIRQTALYPPGALLFVEGESPRGLFVLCSGEAKLTASSKQGESIILRLAEAGEVLGLSSVIAGTSYTSTAETLTPAQIAFVPARKFLRFVRTHHDVSLRVAEHLSMELHKSWEQARLLALAPSTRAKLAQLLLEWADEHGKQDPTGIIVPFHMTHEEIGKIIGASRETVSRLLSDFRRRKLIRVKGSTAVVIPEELRAALN
- a CDS encoding STAS domain-containing protein — translated: MFWVTVHDFGELAIVRCSGRLLRGEATARLTSAMTFRTGKQVIVLDVADMVGIDAGGVGLLASIFRWALHNGIQLKLMEPPALVRKVLQLAGLDIAFEIFTCEDLAALFGFGRRTGAVDIEAGHVAGPSLARGADLPVG
- a CDS encoding tetratricopeptide repeat protein is translated as MDNKSWTAREAYLLAMVTLFVGLIAGYLFHGSSTPSTTTAAAPQVGGMPPAAPDTLQSPEQLRVLVQPMLDAARANPSDPGPLVQIGNTYYDHKFYAEAITYYQKALALKPNDVNVRTDLGTALWYTGSAKEAVAEFEKSLKVDPNHAQTLFNMGVVKLNGLNDKKGAIAAWQHLLDANPNYPDRQKVQEMLQKAKGQG
- a CDS encoding hemerythrin domain-containing protein, with amino-acid sequence MSETASIQQLLDDHKYSETRFAELEGLLQEFKLDHSWTAERVRTFEAFAQYFRGELIVHMRKEDEILYPALEEFLPRDVGPLMVLRTEHDDIVSNFSRMEKAHQLMLQGNLRPEVVQKFLFFGATLLQILRDHAYKEERILFPMVARFLKPDLDARIAGDMETLARCIRENVEAGRA